The nucleotide window GCGCTGAACCCGCCGGTCCACGACCTTGACCGAACTGACCAGGTTATCTTGGATCTTGTCCGCGAGCGCGTCCGTGTACGGCTTCATCGCCCGATGTCGCAGATCGTTGAGGATGAAGCTCAGGCTGAAGTCTTGGCCCTGGTTCTCGCGTGCGGCGACCCGTTGAGCCTTCGCGTCGCTGGCTTCGTTGTCGTAGACGTAGGTCTCAGCGCCGTTGGCAGCGGAGTTCGTCGATGCGTTGCAGTGGATGCTCACGAAGACGCTCTCGAGCGGCTCGTAGCGGTTCGCGATCTGCGCCCGTTCCGGGAGCGTCGGGTAGGTGTCGCCGTCGCGCGTCATCACTAGGTTCAGTGAGGTCTTCTCGCGCAGGTAGTCGCGCAGCCTCAGCGAGACCGCCAGAGTGATGTCCTTCTCTCGCAGTCCCCACCGATTCGTCGCACCGGGGTCCTTGCCGCCGTGCCCCGCGTCGATGACGACCGTCTTCAACGTGTAGTGGCCGTCTACGGTCGCCGCGGTGCCGGCGACGGCGGCGAGCGTCAGCAGGCACACAACGGCGGCGGTTCTCCAACATTTGGCGCTTGTCATTCTCTGGTGCCTTCGCGAAGTGATGTCCGTCTGCCCAGGTGACGCGATCACGGGCGAACCGGTTTCATGGGCAGTTCCGGGCTCGGCAAAGACAGCGCGCGCCGCATCTGGCGTATGGCTTGGCGAATCCGGTCCTCGTTCTCCACCAAAGCGAAGCGGATGTAGCCGTCACCTCGAGCGCCGAAGCCGATTCCGGGCGAGACGCACACGTCGGCTTCGTCCAGCAGCTTACGCGAGAACTCCATCGATCCCATGCTGCGGAACTTCGGAGGTATCGGAGCCCAGACGAACATGGTCGCCTTGGGCAGCGGAACCTCCCAGCCCATACGCCGCAGGCCCTCAACGAGCACATCGCGGCGGCGGCGGTACGTCTCCACGGTCTCCTTGACGACGTGCTCGTCGGATCGGAGCGCCATGATGGCAGCGACCTGGATCGGCGCGAAGATGCCGTAGTCGTAGTAGCTCTTAATGCGCGCCAGGGCGTCGATCACTCGGTGGTTCCCAGCGACGAACCCAACGCGCCAGCCGGGCATGTTGTACGACTTCGACAGCGACATGAACTCCACGCCCACGTCGAGCGCGCCGCGCGCCTGCAGGAAGCTGGGAGCCTCGTAGCCGTCGAACACCAGGTCGGCGTACGCCAGATCGTGGACCACGATCATGTCCTGACGCTTGGCGTACTGCACGATCTCCTCGAAGAACGCCAAGTCCACGACCGCACCGGTCGGGTTGTGCGGAAAGCTGAGCAGGAGCACCTTCGGCTTCGGGTGAATGTCCTGCGTGATCTCCGCCAGGTTCGGCACGAAGTTGTTCTCTTCGTACAGCGGCAGGCTGATCGCGCTGCCGCCGGCGATCACGACGCTGTACATGTGTATCGGGTAGGTCGGGTCGGGGATGAGCGCCGTATCGCCCTCGTCGATGATCGCGAGCGCGAGGTGCGACAGACCTTCCTTTGTCCCGATGACCGCGACAGCTTCCGTCTCCGGATCGATCTCGACGCCGAAGCGCCGGGCGTAGTACCAGGAGAGCTCGCGTCGAAGGTTGTACACGCCCTTCGACTGCGAGTAGCGGTGGTTCCGCGTTTCCTGAGCCGCCTCGCACAGCTTGTCGACGATGTGTGCTGGAGTGGGCTGGTCAGGATTGCCCATGCCGAAGTCGATGATATCTCGCCCTTCGCGCCGACGCTGGAGCGTCAGTTGCTTGAGGCCTCCGAGCATGTACGGTGGCAGTCGGCGCAGTCGCTTCGATTCTATGTCCATTGTGAGTCCTGCTGGATCGATCCTCGCGGTCCGGTCAAACTTCTAGAGCGCTGATGGCAAGCCATCCATCAGCATGATGGGCACTCCGTCGTTGATCGCGAACCTCAAACCCTCTGATTCGCATCGGGCTGAGTCCGGCAGCCAGACCAAGTCGTTGTGGCAGGAAGGACAGACGACCAGCTCTCGCAGCATGACACGCCGACGAGCGATCTGCCATTGCCTTGCCAAGACGGACTTGATTCCGGCACGCCACGTCTCCGGCATGCGGTTCCACACGCGGTTTAGAACCCCGGGCCCTGGCGCAAGCCGCACAGAGTCAACCAGCCGCTCGACGATGGCCGGGTCGTTCAGATCCATGGTCGATTGGTCTTGGATGGTGTAGTCAATCCGGCCGCGCCATTCCATTTGCCTTAGCAGAACAGGATGATAGCGCACATGCCAACGCGCGAAGTCTCGATCTTGCGCTGCCAGTGTGTGAAACAATCCCCCAAAGGGAGATGCCTGCCGCTTGGGCGCCAAGACGAGCCGACCGTCCGCCACGTCCACCAGCCAGTGGTGGTACTGCCATCCGTAGAGCATCTCGCCGATCTCGGAGGGTGATTCGATGTAGCCGGCACGTCCGACGCGCATGATCTCTTTAAGGAAACGATCTGGATCATCGGCGTGTTCCAGCACGTGGCAGCAGATGACGTAGTCGAACGCCTGGGCGCGGAAGGGAAGCCGCTCGCCGTCTGCGATCACGATGGGACGGTCGGTCTTGAGGGAACCGCCGCGCTCCGTGTCATCGAGCCGGTGCTTGTCGCACAGCACGTCTGAGCGAACCTTGGGGTTGTGGCCGCTGCCGATTTCGAGCACGAGA belongs to Candidatus Poribacteria bacterium and includes:
- a CDS encoding aminotransferase class I/II-fold pyridoxal phosphate-dependent enzyme; translated protein: MDIESKRLRRLPPYMLGGLKQLTLQRRREGRDIIDFGMGNPDQPTPAHIVDKLCEAAQETRNHRYSQSKGVYNLRRELSWYYARRFGVEIDPETEAVAVIGTKEGLSHLALAIIDEGDTALIPDPTYPIHMYSVVIAGGSAISLPLYEENNFVPNLAEITQDIHPKPKVLLLSFPHNPTGAVVDLAFFEEIVQYAKRQDMIVVHDLAYADLVFDGYEAPSFLQARGALDVGVEFMSLSKSYNMPGWRVGFVAGNHRVIDALARIKSYYDYGIFAPIQVAAIMALRSDEHVVKETVETYRRRRDVLVEGLRRMGWEVPLPKATMFVWAPIPPKFRSMGSMEFSRKLLDEADVCVSPGIGFGARGDGYIRFALVENEDRIRQAIRQMRRALSLPSPELPMKPVRP
- a CDS encoding methyltransferase domain-containing protein, coding for MNISPTDLVLEIGSGHNPKVRSDVLCDKHRLDDTERGGSLKTDRPIVIADGERLPFRAQAFDYVICCHVLEHADDPDRFLKEIMRVGRAGYIESPSEIGEMLYGWQYHHWLVDVADGRLVLAPKRQASPFGGLFHTLAAQDRDFARWHVRYHPVLLRQMEWRGRIDYTIQDQSTMDLNDPAIVERLVDSVRLAPGPGVLNRVWNRMPETWRAGIKSVLARQWQIARRRVMLRELVVCPSCHNDLVWLPDSARCESEGLRFAINDGVPIMLMDGLPSAL
- a CDS encoding N-acetylmuramoyl-L-alanine amidase is translated as MTSAKCWRTAAVVCLLTLAAVAGTAATVDGHYTLKTVVIDAGHGGKDPGATNRWGLREKDITLAVSLRLRDYLREKTSLNLVMTRDGDTYPTLPERAQIANRYEPLESVFVSIHCNASTNSAANGAETYVYDNEASDAKAQRVAARENQGQDFSLSFILNDLRHRAMKPYTDALADKIQDNLVSSVKVVDRRVQR